A single region of the Plantactinospora soyae genome encodes:
- a CDS encoding LamG-like jellyroll fold domain-containing protein, producing MRHRTLRAAVAAALLVTAGTAVAGEAEPSQAAGLPGRAPMVLDVDVAKPFKKVDHAASGSLYGLGDEGWPADPWIAAVRPKMFTQPPPGATHQPNGEPAPVGDTLKVWPVARRHGATVTVRLPDIFPSFPYQWQGDDYWYEQVEKMVRATLASGADNIYGYEIWNEPQWTWNSSWGDFDEMWARTYRLIRTLDPDTPIIGPSHDRDYESGMRAFLTAAVASDTVPDIISWHELGTARGVDVEGRVESYRELEKEFGIGPLPISINEYGAPRDAGVPGWLTRFVARLERAEVDTANLAFWHKPGRLADLLVPVGGGSGPARQAEPTGNYWLFKWYGEMTGNMVETTPPSRAGRVIEVGDPTPALATRVPSRDGFGNAIKLNGTDPNRYLEVPPGVLRGLTDFTVSTWVNLASTPDWSRIFDFGASTQVNMFLTPRSGDAATNNAVRFSITNNGGAAEQQINGTAPLPTGWTHVALTKAGNTGTLYVNGEPVGSNPNLTLSPSDLAGGDTTNNWIGRSQYPDPLLDGTVDDFQIFRRGLAPAEVRSLMTSPGGAVGGGDVAWYRLDETGGATATDSSGNQRSGTVVTRIEGVERLPAPDGFASADPRTRTVRVAFGGGDGDLQLAVRGLSALRGFGKKANVQVFTTEWTGTDGVSEGPVALFAGSYPVRDGKISIPLSGLQDSDAYLAVIRPDREAPDLTGPERRYEAEAADHRSWSTGDSPLASDNRYVRPGRTGHRDLSFVVTAPAAGAYDLDVRYTNPSGSPVRGSVLTGAGTRAVEYAPTTAATPFSTSRIQAVLRKGPNRVTLRVGSHAVGVDHLDVSPFRVRVEAERGEWSGASLVSIDMDENNFFAPYVSNDAYVRDLSQPDSNLRLPVTVPAAGRYRLKIGYSTAGTEAERRAQTRSGHLLRVNEGPWQVVSYAPTQFREMIRQTTAIVELPAGTSTITLAKGHPDHPGGPQPGTVDLDYVDVTLPR from the coding sequence GTGCGACACCGAACTCTGCGCGCCGCCGTCGCGGCGGCCCTACTGGTCACCGCCGGGACCGCCGTAGCGGGCGAGGCCGAGCCGAGCCAGGCCGCCGGCCTGCCCGGCCGGGCTCCGATGGTGCTCGACGTCGACGTCGCCAAGCCGTTCAAGAAGGTCGACCACGCGGCATCGGGCTCCCTGTACGGGCTGGGCGACGAGGGCTGGCCGGCCGACCCATGGATCGCCGCCGTCCGGCCGAAGATGTTCACCCAACCGCCGCCGGGCGCGACCCACCAGCCCAACGGGGAGCCCGCGCCGGTCGGTGACACCCTGAAGGTGTGGCCGGTGGCCAGGCGCCACGGCGCGACGGTCACCGTCCGGCTGCCCGACATCTTCCCCAGCTTCCCCTACCAGTGGCAGGGCGACGACTACTGGTACGAGCAGGTCGAGAAGATGGTCCGGGCCACCCTGGCGTCGGGGGCGGACAACATCTACGGGTACGAGATCTGGAACGAGCCACAGTGGACCTGGAATTCGAGCTGGGGCGACTTCGACGAGATGTGGGCCCGGACCTACCGGCTGATCCGCACGCTCGACCCCGACACCCCGATCATCGGCCCCAGCCACGACCGTGACTACGAGAGCGGGATGCGGGCCTTCCTGACCGCCGCCGTCGCGTCCGACACGGTGCCCGACATCATTTCCTGGCACGAACTCGGCACGGCGCGCGGCGTCGACGTCGAGGGCCGGGTGGAGAGCTACCGCGAGTTGGAGAAGGAGTTCGGGATCGGCCCGCTGCCGATCAGCATCAACGAGTACGGCGCACCGCGCGACGCCGGTGTCCCGGGCTGGCTGACCCGGTTCGTGGCCCGGCTGGAACGGGCCGAGGTGGACACCGCCAACCTCGCCTTCTGGCACAAGCCGGGGCGCCTCGCCGACCTGCTGGTGCCGGTCGGCGGTGGCTCCGGCCCGGCGCGTCAGGCCGAACCCACCGGCAACTACTGGCTGTTCAAGTGGTACGGCGAGATGACCGGGAACATGGTCGAGACCACGCCGCCGTCCCGGGCGGGCCGGGTGATCGAGGTGGGCGACCCGACACCGGCGCTGGCGACCCGGGTGCCGAGCCGGGACGGTTTCGGCAACGCGATCAAGCTGAACGGCACCGATCCGAACCGGTACCTGGAGGTTCCGCCCGGCGTCCTCCGTGGCCTGACCGACTTCACCGTCTCGACCTGGGTGAACCTGGCCTCGACGCCGGACTGGTCGAGGATCTTCGACTTCGGCGCGAGCACCCAGGTGAACATGTTCCTGACGCCGCGCTCGGGTGACGCCGCCACGAACAACGCCGTACGGTTCTCGATCACCAACAACGGTGGTGCCGCCGAGCAGCAGATCAACGGCACCGCGCCGCTGCCCACCGGCTGGACCCACGTGGCGCTGACGAAGGCCGGGAACACCGGCACGCTGTACGTCAACGGCGAACCGGTCGGCAGCAACCCCAACCTCACGCTGAGCCCGTCCGACCTGGCCGGCGGCGACACCACGAACAACTGGATCGGCCGTTCCCAGTACCCCGATCCGCTGCTCGACGGGACGGTCGACGACTTCCAGATCTTCCGTCGGGGCCTCGCGCCGGCCGAGGTCCGGTCGCTGATGACCTCGCCTGGCGGTGCGGTGGGCGGAGGCGACGTCGCCTGGTACCGCCTCGACGAGACCGGCGGTGCCACCGCGACCGACTCGTCGGGCAACCAGCGCAGCGGCACGGTGGTCACCCGGATCGAGGGCGTCGAGCGGCTGCCCGCGCCGGACGGCTTCGCCAGTGCGGATCCGCGTACCAGGACGGTTCGGGTCGCCTTCGGGGGCGGTGACGGCGACCTCCAGCTTGCCGTCCGTGGCCTGTCCGCGCTGCGCGGCTTCGGCAAGAAGGCGAACGTGCAGGTGTTCACCACCGAGTGGACCGGGACCGACGGCGTCTCCGAGGGCCCGGTCGCGCTCTTTGCCGGAAGCTATCCGGTACGCGACGGGAAGATCTCCATTCCGCTCTCCGGACTTCAGGACTCGGACGCCTACCTGGCGGTGATCCGGCCGGATCGGGAGGCACCCGACCTCACCGGCCCGGAGCGGCGCTACGAGGCCGAGGCGGCCGACCACCGGTCCTGGTCGACCGGGGACAGCCCACTGGCGTCCGACAACCGGTACGTGCGACCGGGGCGGACCGGCCACCGGGACCTCTCCTTCGTCGTCACCGCACCGGCGGCCGGCGCGTACGACCTGGACGTCCGCTACACCAACCCGTCGGGCTCGCCGGTCCGGGGCAGCGTGCTGACCGGCGCCGGAACCCGTGCCGTCGAGTACGCGCCGACCACGGCGGCGACCCCCTTCTCGACCAGCCGGATCCAGGCGGTGCTGAGGAAGGGGCCGAACCGGGTCACCCTCCGGGTCGGGTCCCACGCCGTCGGGGTGGACCATCTCGACGTGTCCCCCTTCCGGGTCCGGGTCGAGGCGGAGCGGGGGGAGTGGTCCGGCGCGAGTCTGGTCAGCATCGACATGGACGAGAACAACTTCTTCGCCCCGTACGTCTCGAACGACGCGTACGTCCGCGACCTGAGTCAGCCCGACAGCAACCTGCGGCTGCCGGTCACGGTGCCGGCCGCCGGTCGGTACCGGCTGAAGATCGGGTACTCCACCGCCGGCACCGAGGCCGAACGGCGGGCGCAGACCAGGTCGGGTCATCTCCTACGGGTGAACGAGGGCCCGTGGCAGGTCGTCTCCTACGCGCCGACGCAGTTCCGGGAGATGATCCGGCAGACCACGGCCATCGTCGAACTGCCCGCCGGAACCTCGACCATCACCCTCGCCAAGGGCCATCCCGACCACCCCGGCGGGCCCCAACCCGGAACGGTGGACCTGGACTACGTCGACGTGACGCTGCCGCGCTAG
- a CDS encoding Bug family tripartite tricarboxylate transporter substrate binding protein yields the protein MTDLRSTVRRRRIATLACVPLLALGATACAKDGDGGGDATAAKYPTKTIQLMAPAAPGGGWDSTARALQKTLTEGKLVTESVEVTNVTGAGGTLGLSQLVTKNRGDAHQLMVTGLVMIGGVVTNKSPVNLGQVTPIATLTAEQEVIVVPADSKYTTLQQLMADAKTSPASINWGGGSAGGTDQILVGLLAKAAGADPKAMKYVAYSGGGESKAALLSGDLTAAVSGASEYRDLVAGGQVRALAVSGATGIDVGAGKPTPTIKESGYEVELMNWRGIVAAPGISDGERAAIIALIDRLHASEQWKQTLTAQRWDDFYRSGAEAKTYFDEETKRITDVLTEIGLAG from the coding sequence ATGACAGACCTTCGAAGCACGGTACGCCGGCGGAGGATCGCGACGCTCGCCTGCGTACCCCTGCTCGCTCTCGGGGCCACCGCCTGCGCCAAGGACGGCGACGGGGGCGGCGACGCCACGGCGGCGAAGTACCCCACCAAGACGATCCAGTTGATGGCGCCCGCCGCACCCGGCGGCGGTTGGGACAGCACCGCCCGGGCGCTACAGAAGACGCTGACCGAAGGCAAGCTGGTCACCGAGTCGGTCGAGGTGACCAATGTGACCGGTGCGGGCGGCACCCTCGGGCTCTCCCAGTTGGTGACGAAGAACCGGGGCGACGCGCACCAGCTCATGGTGACCGGGCTGGTGATGATCGGCGGCGTGGTGACCAACAAGTCACCGGTCAACCTCGGCCAGGTCACGCCGATCGCCACGCTCACCGCCGAGCAGGAGGTGATCGTCGTACCGGCGGACTCGAAGTACACCACGCTCCAGCAACTGATGGCCGACGCCAAGACCAGCCCGGCATCGATCAACTGGGGCGGTGGCTCGGCCGGTGGCACCGACCAGATCCTCGTCGGGCTGCTCGCGAAGGCCGCCGGTGCGGATCCGAAGGCGATGAAGTACGTCGCCTACTCCGGCGGCGGCGAGTCCAAGGCCGCCCTGCTCTCCGGCGACCTGACCGCGGCGGTCTCCGGCGCCAGCGAGTACCGCGACCTGGTCGCGGGTGGCCAGGTCCGAGCCCTGGCGGTCTCCGGCGCCACCGGCATCGACGTCGGCGCCGGCAAGCCCACCCCGACGATCAAGGAATCCGGGTACGAGGTGGAGCTGATGAACTGGCGCGGCATCGTCGCCGCCCCGGGGATCTCCGACGGCGAGCGTGCGGCGATCATCGCGCTGATCGACCGGCTGCACGCCTCCGAGCAGTGGAAGCAGACGTTGACCGCACAGCGGTGGGACGACTTCTACCGCAGCGGTGCCGAGGCGAAGACCTACTTCGACGAGGAGACCAAGCGGATCACCGACGTGCTGACCGAGATCGGTCTGGCCGGTTGA
- a CDS encoding tripartite tricarboxylate transporter TctB family protein: MSSETDIRGGAAEPVALPPAPWGARILGGVLLAVGLFLLWTAYDSAEGDFSPHGPWLAPLVVTIGWVVLATWYLAVQFGPSSRRPVPDTAEQIDRPEQAEQGEQTDHQSEQTVRPEETEQADETEQGEPVPAVQWLTPALLCAALIGYVLLLSPIGFVLASAVFFPACARILGSRHSLRDVAVGVPLALGVYYGFTLGLDITLPAGVLPL, encoded by the coding sequence ATGTCGTCGGAGACGGATATCCGGGGAGGGGCGGCCGAGCCGGTCGCCCTTCCTCCGGCGCCCTGGGGTGCCCGGATCCTCGGCGGCGTACTGCTGGCGGTCGGGCTCTTCCTGCTCTGGACGGCGTACGACTCCGCCGAGGGCGACTTCTCGCCGCACGGACCGTGGCTGGCCCCGCTGGTGGTGACGATCGGCTGGGTGGTGCTCGCCACCTGGTACCTGGCCGTCCAGTTCGGACCGTCGAGCCGCCGGCCCGTTCCCGATACCGCCGAGCAGATCGACCGGCCCGAGCAGGCTGAGCAGGGCGAGCAGACCGACCACCAGTCTGAGCAGACCGTCCGGCCTGAGGAGACCGAGCAGGCTGACGAGACCGAGCAGGGCGAGCCGGTGCCGGCCGTACAGTGGCTCACTCCGGCCCTGCTCTGCGCGGCGCTGATCGGTTACGTCCTGCTCCTCTCCCCGATCGGATTCGTGCTCGCCTCGGCGGTCTTCTTCCCCGCCTGCGCCCGGATCCTCGGCAGCCGGCACAGCCTCCGCGACGTCGCGGTCGGAGTGCCGTTGGCGCTCGGCGTCTACTACGGCTTCACCCTGGGGCTCGACATCACGCTGCCGGCCGGGGTGCTGCCGCTGTGA
- a CDS encoding tripartite tricarboxylate transporter permease — translation MNVFGDLLGGFGTVLEPQYLLYAAIGVTLGTFVGVLPGIGPALTIALLLPVTFNLDDPIGTFIMFAGIYYGAMYGGSTTSILLNTPGESASVATAIEGYQMARRGRARAALATAAIGSFVAGTISTLLLTLFAKPVASLATSFRAADYFALALLAMVAVTALVGRSLVRGLISLSLGLFLGLVGLDELTGQARFSFGTLELLDGIDVVVIIVGLFAIGETLYVASRLRRLPEHVTPLEPGGGGFGWLSRQDWARSWRPWLRGTAVGFPFGALPSGGADIPTFLSYTYERHRAKNRAEFGKGAIEGVAGPEAANNAAFSGVLVPLLTLGIPTSATAAVMLAAFQNFNVQPGPQLFDKSPELVWALIASLYVGNVLLLALNLPLIRLWVRVLQIPRPMLYAGILVFATLGVYAATNSVIQVLIAYGIGVIGFFMRHFEFPIAPVILGAILGPMMELQFRRTLVLSNGDLSVFVTRPLTAVLLGLVVVAVLVPFLPRIIARLRGRSPASARRLAFGEDD, via the coding sequence GTGAACGTCTTCGGCGATCTCCTCGGCGGCTTCGGCACCGTGCTCGAACCGCAGTACCTGCTCTACGCGGCGATCGGCGTCACCCTCGGCACCTTCGTCGGGGTGCTGCCCGGAATCGGCCCGGCGCTGACCATCGCGCTGCTGTTGCCGGTCACGTTCAACCTGGACGACCCGATCGGCACGTTCATCATGTTCGCCGGCATCTACTACGGCGCCATGTACGGCGGGTCGACCACCTCGATCCTGCTGAACACCCCCGGCGAGTCCGCCTCGGTGGCCACGGCGATCGAGGGGTACCAGATGGCCCGGCGCGGGCGGGCCCGGGCCGCGCTGGCGACGGCGGCGATCGGCTCGTTCGTCGCCGGCACCATCTCGACGCTGCTGCTCACCCTCTTCGCCAAACCGGTCGCCTCGCTCGCCACCTCGTTCCGCGCGGCGGACTACTTCGCGCTGGCCCTGCTGGCGATGGTCGCGGTCACCGCGCTGGTCGGCCGATCCCTGGTACGCGGGCTGATCTCGCTGAGCCTCGGCCTGTTCCTGGGACTGGTCGGGCTCGACGAACTGACCGGCCAGGCCCGGTTCAGCTTCGGCACCCTGGAACTGCTCGACGGCATCGACGTGGTGGTCATCATCGTCGGCCTCTTCGCCATCGGCGAGACGCTCTACGTGGCGAGCCGGCTCCGCCGGTTGCCCGAGCACGTGACCCCGCTGGAGCCGGGCGGTGGCGGTTTCGGCTGGCTCAGTCGACAGGACTGGGCCCGTTCGTGGCGGCCCTGGCTGCGCGGCACCGCCGTCGGCTTTCCGTTCGGGGCGCTCCCGTCCGGCGGTGCCGACATCCCCACCTTCCTCTCCTACACCTACGAACGGCACCGGGCGAAGAACCGGGCCGAGTTCGGCAAGGGGGCGATCGAGGGCGTCGCCGGTCCCGAGGCGGCGAACAACGCGGCGTTCTCCGGCGTACTCGTGCCGCTGCTCACCCTCGGCATCCCCACCTCGGCCACGGCGGCGGTGATGCTTGCCGCGTTCCAGAACTTCAACGTGCAACCGGGTCCGCAGCTCTTCGACAAGTCACCGGAACTGGTCTGGGCGCTGATCGCCTCCCTGTACGTCGGCAACGTGCTGCTGCTCGCCCTGAACCTGCCACTGATCCGGCTCTGGGTACGGGTCCTCCAGATCCCCCGACCGATGCTGTACGCCGGCATCCTGGTCTTCGCGACCCTCGGCGTGTACGCGGCCACGAACAGCGTCATCCAGGTGCTGATCGCGTACGGCATCGGGGTGATCGGGTTCTTCATGCGGCACTTCGAGTTCCCGATCGCACCGGTGATCCTCGGCGCCATCCTCGGCCCGATGATGGAGTTGCAGTTCCGGCGCACGCTGGTGCTCTCCAACGGGGACCTGAGCGTCTTCGTCACCCGTCCACTGACCGCGGTGCTGCTCGGACTGGTGGTCGTCGCGGTGCTGGTGCCGTTCCTGCCCCGGATCATCGCGCGGTTGCGGGGCCGCTCCCCCGCCTCGGCGCGGCGCCTCGCGTTCGGCGAGGACGACTGA
- a CDS encoding response regulator, protein MIRVLVVDDDFMVAKVQCGFVERTPGFEVVGVAHSGAEALDAVHRLRPDLVLLDIYLPDLSGLEVLRRLREGDVVVDVLAVTAARDVSTIRTALRGGVVHYLIKPFTFDALRDSLERYAAAQRRLTGSQEVAQDDVDRLFVALRPTPFGLPKGLTQPTADLVAAALRAADGDLSATECADRVGLSRVSTRRYLEHFVGSGKAGVSLRYGSAGRPERRYRWTGGT, encoded by the coding sequence ATGATCCGGGTGCTGGTCGTCGACGACGACTTCATGGTCGCGAAGGTGCAGTGCGGTTTCGTCGAGCGGACACCCGGGTTCGAGGTCGTCGGGGTGGCGCACAGCGGCGCGGAGGCGCTGGACGCGGTACACCGGCTCCGGCCCGACCTGGTGCTGCTGGACATCTACCTGCCGGACCTGTCCGGGCTGGAGGTGCTGCGCCGGCTGCGCGAGGGCGACGTGGTGGTGGACGTGCTCGCGGTGACCGCCGCCCGCGACGTCAGCACGATCCGGACCGCCCTGCGCGGCGGGGTCGTGCACTATCTGATCAAGCCGTTCACCTTCGACGCGCTGCGCGACAGCCTGGAACGGTACGCCGCCGCCCAGCGCCGGCTCACCGGCTCCCAGGAGGTGGCGCAGGACGACGTCGACCGGCTCTTCGTGGCGCTCCGGCCGACCCCGTTCGGGCTGCCCAAGGGGCTCACCCAGCCGACCGCGGACCTGGTCGCGGCGGCACTGCGGGCCGCCGACGGTGACCTGTCCGCGACCGAGTGCGCGGACCGGGTCGGGCTGTCCCGGGTCAGCACCCGCCGCTACCTGGAACACTTCGTCGGCTCCGGCAAGGCCGGGGTGAGCCTGCGGTACGGCTCCGCCGGCCGACCGGAACGACGCTACCGGTGGACCGGCGGAACCTGA
- a CDS encoding sensor histidine kinase has translation MRQRMSLAGQFLLLQLGIVLLVVGAVAAVSIAEADAAFRRDEGSRLRSVGENAAINRTVRMGIGDPHGQEALAAVAESARAVSGATYVLIADAGGKLVTGPDAGSPMVRGGSDGLSGRSWVGVLNDGSKALVAHVPVLDERDGSFLGLIVVGQTYPTLPEQLAAGVTNLLTYLLLGGVLGVAGSLLLARRVKRQTLGLEPREITGLVEHREAMLHGIKEGVLGTDTADRVTLVNDEAVRLLGLPALPVGQSLHAEPMEPRLRDVLTGRVTGVDQIVLSDDRVLVLNRRPVLVRGRRVGSVTTLRDRTELTALRRELDVSRHTTDTLRAQAHEFSNRLHTIAGLIELGEHDEVIRYITRASQVHEELNRDVTRLIRDPALAALLIAKASLAAEQGVQLAISPESDLPAVDEKLAVDLVTVVGNLVDNALDALGPGGRVEVTIGVDGAEVLVRVSDSGPGVPAELVEEVFRQGYSTKDAARGHHGLGLALIRLICQHRGGSVEVEGAAFRARLPLVAAAPVLGTPA, from the coding sequence ATGCGGCAGCGGATGTCCCTGGCCGGCCAGTTCCTGTTGCTGCAGCTCGGCATCGTCCTGCTGGTGGTGGGTGCCGTGGCGGCGGTCTCGATCGCCGAGGCCGACGCCGCGTTCCGGCGGGACGAGGGTTCCCGGCTGCGCTCGGTCGGCGAGAACGCGGCGATCAACCGGACCGTACGGATGGGCATCGGCGACCCACACGGTCAGGAGGCCCTCGCCGCGGTCGCGGAGAGCGCCCGGGCGGTCTCCGGTGCCACCTACGTCCTGATCGCCGACGCCGGCGGCAAGCTGGTCACCGGCCCCGACGCCGGATCGCCGATGGTGCGCGGCGGCAGCGACGGCCTCTCCGGGCGGTCCTGGGTGGGCGTGCTCAACGACGGCTCCAAGGCGCTGGTCGCGCACGTGCCGGTGCTGGACGAGCGGGACGGGAGCTTCCTCGGCCTGATCGTTGTCGGCCAGACCTATCCGACCCTGCCGGAGCAGCTCGCGGCCGGCGTCACCAACCTGCTCACCTACCTGCTGCTGGGCGGGGTGCTCGGGGTGGCCGGATCGCTGCTGCTGGCCCGCCGGGTGAAGCGGCAGACCCTCGGCCTGGAGCCGCGCGAGATCACCGGTCTGGTCGAGCACCGGGAGGCGATGCTGCACGGCATCAAGGAGGGGGTGCTCGGCACCGACACGGCCGACCGGGTGACCCTGGTCAACGACGAGGCGGTACGGCTGCTCGGCCTGCCGGCCCTGCCGGTGGGCCAGTCGCTGCACGCCGAGCCGATGGAACCCCGGCTGCGCGATGTGCTGACCGGCCGGGTCACCGGAGTGGACCAGATCGTGCTCAGCGACGACCGGGTCCTGGTGCTCAACCGCCGGCCGGTGCTGGTCCGGGGCCGACGGGTCGGTTCGGTGACCACGCTGCGGGACCGGACCGAACTGACCGCGCTCCGTCGCGAGCTGGACGTCAGCCGGCACACCACGGACACCCTGCGGGCACAGGCGCACGAGTTCTCGAACCGGCTGCACACCATCGCCGGCCTGATCGAACTCGGTGAGCACGACGAGGTGATCCGCTACATCACCCGGGCGAGTCAGGTGCACGAGGAGCTGAACCGGGACGTCACCCGGCTGATCCGGGACCCGGCGCTCGCCGCACTGCTGATCGCCAAGGCCAGCCTCGCTGCCGAGCAGGGCGTACAGCTGGCGATCTCGCCGGAGTCCGACCTGCCCGCCGTCGACGAGAAGCTCGCCGTCGACCTCGTCACGGTGGTCGGCAACCTGGTCGACAACGCCCTCGACGCGCTCGGCCCCGGTGGCCGGGTGGAGGTGACGATCGGGGTGGACGGCGCGGAGGTACTGGTCCGGGTCAGCGACTCCGGGCCGGGCGTACCGGCCGAACTGGTCGAGGAGGTGTTCCGGCAGGGCTACAGCACGAAGGACGCGGCCCGGGGCCACCATGGGCTCGGGCTGGCGCTGATCCGGCTGATCTGCCAGCACCGGGGCGGCAGTGTCGAGGTCGAGGGCGCGGCGTTCCGGGCCCGGCTGCCGCTGGTCGCCGCCGCCCCGGTCCTGGGAACGCCGGCATGA